From one Pseudoalteromonas ulvae UL12 genomic stretch:
- the phoR gene encoding phosphate regulon sensor histidine kinase PhoR codes for MYRVINKRTLTKRLFVYFLPLLLIGVLIGAPFLLLFLGASSLMFWHYRQLYRLSDWLINQRSFNPPEGEGTWEQIFEGIYRLQHRNRNKRNELAELIRRFREGAEAVPDAVIVLQRDMSIVWCNQLALRVLGLKWPADHGQRLDNLIRHPQFSQYMTAKSFAEPLELHSPMGIEQILEFRVMPYADAQLMMVVRDVTRLKQLEQMRKDFVANVSHELRTPLTVVAGYLEMMDSDDLPPARVWEKAHGTMLDQCKRMDSLVNQLLALSRIEGLRRPEQDKPVDIAKLLKLILTEAQALNREKQHVITLSADENLQILGGEDELRSAFSNLVFNAVHYTPDQGEINICWQLQGDKALFSVTDNGDGIAPEHLHRLTERFYRVDKARSRKTGGSGLGLAITKHVLSRHESELMIRSTVGEGSCFSFSFNANRIKQRESVSL; via the coding sequence ATGTATCGAGTTATTAATAAGCGCACTTTAACAAAGCGTTTATTCGTTTATTTTTTACCTCTTCTATTAATAGGAGTCCTAATAGGGGCTCCTTTTTTGCTCTTATTTCTTGGCGCAAGCTCTTTGATGTTCTGGCATTATCGCCAGTTATATCGCTTGAGTGATTGGTTAATTAATCAGCGTAGCTTCAATCCGCCTGAAGGAGAGGGCACTTGGGAGCAAATTTTTGAAGGGATCTACCGTCTACAGCACCGTAACCGAAATAAACGCAACGAATTAGCAGAGCTTATTCGACGTTTTCGTGAAGGAGCTGAAGCGGTGCCAGACGCGGTCATTGTGTTACAACGTGATATGAGTATTGTCTGGTGTAACCAATTAGCGCTGCGTGTTTTAGGGTTAAAGTGGCCTGCAGATCATGGTCAACGTCTTGATAACTTAATTCGCCATCCACAATTTTCACAATATATGACAGCAAAAAGTTTTGCTGAGCCATTGGAGCTTCACTCACCAATGGGGATTGAGCAAATTTTAGAGTTTCGAGTCATGCCTTATGCGGATGCGCAGTTGATGATGGTTGTTCGAGACGTGACTCGTCTTAAGCAACTTGAGCAAATGCGAAAAGACTTTGTCGCGAATGTGTCCCATGAATTAAGAACGCCACTTACGGTTGTCGCAGGTTATCTGGAAATGATGGATTCTGATGATTTGCCGCCAGCGCGGGTGTGGGAAAAAGCACACGGTACTATGCTCGATCAATGTAAGCGCATGGATAGTTTAGTCAATCAGCTGTTAGCTTTATCACGTATTGAAGGTTTACGCCGACCAGAACAAGACAAACCTGTTGATATCGCTAAACTTCTGAAGTTAATTTTAACTGAAGCACAGGCACTTAATAGAGAAAAACAGCATGTCATCACTCTAAGTGCTGACGAAAACCTCCAAATCTTAGGTGGCGAAGATGAATTAAGAAGCGCATTTTCTAATCTAGTCTTCAATGCCGTTCATTACACACCTGACCAAGGTGAAATAAATATCTGCTGGCAATTACAGGGTGATAAAGCGCTATTTAGTGTCACAGACAATGGTGATGGGATTGCTCCTGAGCATCTGCATCGTTTAACTGAGCGTTTTTATCGCGTAGATAAAGCACGCTCACGAAAAACCGGAGGATCGGGATTAGGACTTGCTATTACCAAGCATGTTTTATCCCGTCATGAAAGTGAATTGATGATCCGCTCTACAGTTGGGGAAGGATCGTGTTTTTCATTTTCATTTAATGCCAATCGTATTAAACAACGCGAATCGGTCTCTTTATGA
- the panB gene encoding 3-methyl-2-oxobutanoate hydroxymethyltransferase, with protein MAKITVSTLKKMKDEGQKIAALTAYDASFSQLFQDNGVHVLLVGDSLGMVLQGGSDTLAVTNQDIAYHTRCVRAGAPDTFVIADMPFMTYSNVADTCKHAAELMRAGANMVKLEGGEWLYNSIHALTQQGIPVCGHLGLTPQSVHVFGGFKIQGRENEQAEKMIKDAQALERAGAQLLVLECIPSALAARITQSVSIPTIGIGAGKLTDGQILVMHDLVGISAGYIPKFSKNFLLEAGNMPGAVKKYIDDVASGDFPSTEHEFN; from the coding sequence ATGGCAAAGATTACAGTTTCTACCTTAAAAAAAATGAAAGATGAAGGCCAAAAAATTGCCGCGCTTACGGCCTATGACGCCAGCTTTTCGCAGTTATTTCAAGATAATGGTGTTCATGTATTATTAGTTGGCGACTCACTCGGTATGGTATTGCAAGGTGGATCGGATACTTTGGCCGTCACCAATCAAGACATCGCGTATCATACTCGTTGTGTTCGAGCTGGCGCGCCGGATACGTTTGTTATTGCTGATATGCCCTTTATGACCTATTCCAATGTCGCTGATACCTGTAAACATGCTGCAGAGTTAATGCGAGCCGGTGCCAATATGGTCAAACTAGAAGGCGGTGAATGGCTCTATAACAGCATTCATGCTTTGACCCAACAAGGGATCCCTGTTTGTGGGCATCTAGGTTTAACACCGCAGTCGGTTCATGTATTTGGAGGATTTAAAATCCAAGGCCGTGAAAACGAGCAAGCAGAAAAAATGATCAAAGATGCACAAGCCTTAGAACGTGCTGGCGCACAATTACTGGTTCTCGAATGCATTCCTTCTGCATTAGCAGCACGCATCACACAGAGTGTGTCGATTCCCACAATTGGCATTGGCGCAGGAAAGCTCACTGATGGCCAAATTTTAGTCATGCATGACTTAGTCGGAATATCCGCAGGTTATATCCCTAAATTTTCCAAGAATTTTTTACTCGAAGCAGGCAACATGCCTGGCGCAGTGAAAAAATACATAGATGACGTTGCTTCGGGAGATTTCCCAAGCACAGAGCACGAGTTTAATTAA
- a CDS encoding porin — protein sequence MKKMVKSAVLLGSAFLSLATAAQDLKVYGRAHLGIQSSDYGDGRKTDIESYASRFGVLANHEISDELEAVFRFEWDVNVTEQDNDGSNKANLTSRDQYMGLRGSWGEVMIGRMDTTMKKSENKVDVMNDFSSDIKYLFNGENRLGDSLRYESPLMGEFKVMFTYIAKENSKQDDEDGLSAAITYGDIKLKRTNVYLALARDEEVAGFNITRVTGQWQIGDLMLGGMYQDSERESDGKDGDGYLISAAYKISEYKLLAQFQSSDMDFGKLKDTGDAMSLGVERKLSKQARMYLLYSMFDLDNTEDQDHLAMTLRYDF from the coding sequence ATGAAAAAAATGGTAAAAAGTGCAGTGTTACTGGGCTCAGCATTTCTTAGTTTAGCGACTGCTGCGCAAGATCTTAAAGTGTACGGTCGGGCTCATCTTGGCATTCAAAGTTCTGATTATGGTGATGGTCGTAAAACGGATATTGAATCTTATGCCTCACGATTTGGTGTGTTGGCTAATCATGAAATTAGCGATGAGCTTGAGGCTGTTTTTCGATTTGAATGGGATGTCAATGTTACAGAGCAAGACAATGATGGCTCTAACAAGGCCAACTTAACCTCTCGTGATCAATATATGGGGCTAAGAGGCAGTTGGGGCGAAGTGATGATTGGCCGCATGGATACCACCATGAAAAAGTCTGAAAACAAAGTCGATGTAATGAATGACTTTTCATCAGACATTAAATACCTATTTAACGGTGAGAACCGCTTAGGGGATTCGCTGCGTTACGAATCGCCTTTAATGGGTGAATTTAAAGTGATGTTTACTTATATAGCTAAAGAAAACAGCAAGCAAGATGATGAGGATGGCTTATCTGCTGCAATTACCTATGGCGATATAAAGCTTAAACGAACCAATGTGTATTTAGCACTCGCTCGAGATGAAGAAGTCGCTGGGTTTAACATCACCCGAGTAACGGGGCAGTGGCAAATCGGTGATTTAATGCTTGGTGGCATGTATCAAGATAGTGAACGAGAGTCTGATGGTAAAGACGGTGATGGTTATTTAATCAGCGCTGCGTACAAAATTAGTGAATATAAATTGTTAGCGCAATTTCAATCCAGTGATATGGATTTTGGTAAACTCAAAGATACCGGTGATGCGATGTCGCTTGGTGTTGAAAGAAAACTAAGTAAACAAGCAAGAATGTACCTTTTGTACAGCATGTTTGACTTGGATAATACAGAAGATCAAGATCATTTAGCGATGACACTTCGTTACGATTTTTAG
- the panC gene encoding pantoate--beta-alanine ligase — protein sequence MQTVSQIQSLRSRVKAWKQAGLSVAFVPTMGNLHQGHFSLVEKAKTVADKVVVSIFVNPMQFGPKEDLDKYPRTLEQDQQGLEALDIDILFTPTPDIIYPKGLDEQSYIEVLGVSEGHCGGSRPGHFRGVATVVAKLFNLVQPDYACFGEKDFQQLQVIRTMVEDLSMPIEIIAVPTKREPSGLAMSSRNGYLSDEQKETAKVLFQVLNDTAQSLINGDTDIAALTNTAKSQLTAAGLVPDYYNIVAQKTLKPAVDTDKQLIILAAAFLGTVRLIDNLQINLD from the coding sequence ATGCAAACAGTTTCACAAATTCAATCATTACGTAGTCGAGTCAAAGCCTGGAAACAAGCCGGTTTAAGTGTCGCGTTTGTGCCTACGATGGGCAACCTGCACCAGGGGCATTTTAGTCTGGTTGAAAAAGCCAAAACCGTAGCCGATAAAGTGGTTGTGAGCATTTTTGTTAATCCAATGCAATTTGGCCCAAAAGAAGATCTGGATAAGTATCCGCGCACTTTAGAGCAAGATCAACAAGGCCTTGAAGCGCTTGATATTGATATTTTATTTACACCCACTCCTGATATTATCTACCCAAAAGGGTTAGATGAACAAAGCTATATTGAAGTATTAGGTGTCTCTGAAGGTCATTGTGGTGGCAGTCGTCCGGGCCACTTTCGAGGAGTCGCCACCGTCGTCGCAAAACTGTTTAATTTGGTGCAACCGGATTATGCCTGCTTCGGTGAAAAAGACTTTCAGCAGCTGCAAGTGATCCGCACTATGGTTGAAGACTTGTCTATGCCCATAGAAATCATTGCGGTGCCAACAAAACGAGAGCCCTCAGGTTTGGCGATGAGTTCGCGTAATGGTTACTTGTCTGATGAGCAAAAAGAGACAGCAAAAGTCTTGTTCCAAGTGTTAAATGACACGGCGCAATCGCTCATAAATGGCGATACCGATATTGCAGCATTAACGAATACAGCTAAATCACAATTAACCGCAGCTGGATTAGTTCCTGATTACTATAATATTGTTGCCCAAAAAACTCTTAAGCCCGCGGTTGATACCGACAAACAATTAATTATCCTTGCTGCTGCGTTTCTTGGTACAGTCAGGTTAATCGATAACTTACAAATTAATTTGGATTAA
- the folK gene encoding 2-amino-4-hydroxy-6-hydroxymethyldihydropteridine diphosphokinase → MAIVYLGLGANLNQPVQQLNNAVAALTQLVSSEHIAVSSFYSSKPMGPQDQPDYVNAVAKINTDLSPLALLDKTQAIELACGRVRKDERWGPRTLDIDILLYDSLELESERLTVPHYGLHLREFVLYPLYEIAPDLQLPNGQSINTLLANVPLNGLTAIQR, encoded by the coding sequence ATGGCGATTGTTTATTTAGGTTTAGGAGCGAACTTGAACCAACCAGTGCAGCAACTCAATAATGCAGTTGCTGCACTGACTCAATTAGTCTCGAGTGAACACATTGCCGTGTCTTCGTTCTACAGCAGTAAACCGATGGGCCCACAAGATCAACCTGATTATGTGAATGCCGTGGCAAAAATTAACACTGATTTATCCCCTTTAGCCTTGCTCGATAAAACTCAAGCAATTGAACTGGCCTGTGGCAGAGTACGCAAAGACGAGCGCTGGGGACCGCGAACATTAGATATTGATATTTTATTGTATGATTCCCTTGAACTTGAAAGTGAACGATTAACAGTTCCCCATTATGGCCTACACTTACGTGAATTTGTGCTTTACCCTTTGTATGAGATCGCACCAGATTTGCAATTACCCAATGGTCAATCAATCAATACATTACTCGCAAACGTGCCGCTCAATGGCTTAACCGCAATCCAACGATAA
- the phoB gene encoding phosphate regulon transcriptional regulator PhoB — MSRRILVVDDEAPIREMLVFVLEQNGFQAIEAEDYDSAIASLMEPYPDMILLDWMLPGGSGVQIAKKIKQSEYTRHIPIIMLTARGEEEDKVKGLEVGADDYVTKPFSPKELMARIKAVIRRVSPTSLEEAIEVHGLRLDPISHRVTSAGSELDMGPTEFRLLHFFMTHPERVYSREQLLDHVWGTNVYVEDRTVDVHIRRLRKAIAPMGHDKLVQTVRGSGYRFSSKV, encoded by the coding sequence ATGTCACGTAGAATACTTGTCGTTGATGACGAAGCACCAATCCGCGAAATGCTGGTGTTTGTTTTAGAGCAAAATGGATTTCAAGCTATCGAAGCTGAAGATTATGACTCAGCTATCGCATCATTGATGGAACCTTATCCAGACATGATTTTACTCGATTGGATGCTACCTGGTGGCAGCGGTGTGCAAATCGCTAAAAAAATTAAACAAAGCGAATATACCCGTCATATTCCAATCATAATGTTAACCGCTCGCGGTGAAGAAGAAGATAAAGTCAAAGGGTTAGAAGTGGGTGCTGATGATTATGTCACTAAGCCATTCTCACCAAAAGAGCTGATGGCTCGAATCAAGGCTGTAATTCGCCGAGTTTCTCCAACCTCACTAGAAGAAGCCATTGAAGTTCATGGTTTACGCCTAGACCCAATTTCTCATCGTGTTACATCTGCTGGCAGCGAACTTGATATGGGGCCAACAGAGTTTCGTTTGTTACATTTCTTCATGACACACCCAGAGCGAGTTTACAGCCGTGAGCAATTACTCGATCATGTTTGGGGCACTAATGTCTATGTTGAAGACCGGACAGTGGATGTGCATATCCGTCGTCTTCGTAAGGCAATAGCGCCAATGGGTCACGATAAATTAGTCCAAACTGTTCGTGGTTCAGGCTATCGATTCTCGAGTAAAGTGTAA
- a CDS encoding PstS family phosphate ABC transporter substrate-binding protein: MKFKNLAVATGFAVTTFISGQAAAVEQAMPEYQKISGISGNFSSVGSDTLANMMTFWAEEYKRQYPNVNIQIQAAGSSTAPPALTEGTANFGPMSRKMKSKEVEAFEKRFGYKPTEVRVAIDALAVFVHKDNPIEGLRIDEVDAIFSSTRKCGAEKDVTRWSDIGLTGDWGSKDIQLYGRNSVSGTYGYFKKKALCKGDFRNNVNEQPGSASVVQSISASVNAIGYSGIGYKTSGVRTVPLSKKGDNFVDATLDNVASGKYPLSRFLYVYVNKHPNKDLSPIEAEFLKMVLSKMGQEIVEKDGYVPLSAKMVEKELMKLGLK; the protein is encoded by the coding sequence ATGAAATTTAAAAACTTAGCCGTTGCAACTGGTTTTGCTGTAACAACTTTTATCTCAGGCCAAGCGGCTGCTGTAGAACAGGCGATGCCAGAATATCAAAAAATTAGTGGTATTTCAGGTAACTTCTCATCAGTAGGTTCTGATACGCTTGCAAATATGATGACCTTTTGGGCTGAGGAATATAAACGCCAATACCCAAATGTGAACATTCAAATTCAAGCAGCCGGTTCATCAACTGCGCCACCAGCATTGACTGAAGGTACGGCTAACTTTGGCCCTATGAGCCGAAAAATGAAATCAAAAGAAGTTGAAGCATTTGAAAAACGCTTTGGTTATAAACCAACAGAAGTGCGTGTTGCGATTGATGCGTTAGCAGTTTTTGTTCATAAAGATAACCCAATCGAAGGTTTACGTATCGACGAAGTAGATGCGATTTTCTCTTCAACACGTAAATGTGGTGCAGAAAAAGACGTTACTCGTTGGAGTGATATTGGATTAACAGGTGATTGGGGCTCTAAAGATATTCAGCTTTATGGTCGTAACTCTGTATCAGGTACTTATGGTTACTTTAAGAAAAAAGCATTGTGTAAAGGTGACTTCCGTAACAATGTAAATGAGCAACCAGGTTCTGCATCAGTGGTACAGTCTATTTCTGCGTCAGTAAATGCTATCGGTTACTCTGGTATTGGTTATAAAACTTCTGGTGTGCGCACTGTGCCTTTATCTAAGAAAGGAGACAACTTTGTCGATGCAACCTTAGATAATGTAGCAAGTGGCAAATACCCACTATCACGTTTCTTATACGTGTATGTAAATAAACACCCGAATAAAGATTTATCACCTATCGAAGCTGAATTTTTGAAAATGGTTTTATCAAAAATGGGCCAAGAAATTGTAGAGAAAGACGGTTATGTACCGTTATCTGCAAAAATGGTTGAAAAAGAATTGATGAAACTTGGCTTAAAATAA